The Anaerolineae bacterium genome includes the window AATAAAAGTTGGGCAGGATGAACAAAATTTAGTTTTTATGATAATCCTGTAAACCTTGGACATCCCACTTAATGATTTATTCACTCTTAGAGGTGTACTCTTGGACTGTGCGGCGCAGATCTGAAACGCCAATAGGCTTTTGCAGGTAGCCATCACAACCGGCAGCCAGGCACCGCTCTTTATCGCCTTTCATAGCATTAGCAGTGAGGGCAATAATTGGGATGTGCGATAGGTCTGGCATTTGTTTGAATTTGGTGGTTGTTTCCAGGCCGTCCATGCCTGGAATATTTATATCCATCAGGATCAAATCGGGCGGTTTTTCGGCCGCTATCTCTAAACTCTGATAGCCTGTTTCTGCTTCTAGCATTTCATGGCCCATTGATTCAATCACCCGACGGACAAACAACTTGTTTTCAAAATTATCTTCAACATACAAAATTAACATTTTTAAAATGATCCTCCCATATTTAATGGTCTTTGGTTTCTGTTGGGTAATTCTAGCATGAACACAGTTACTCCAGTTGAGATTCAACTTCGGCCACTAATTTTTTGCGGTCCAATTTATCTTTTTGCCACATTGAATAGACTCCTTGAGAGATTAGGTGTTGTCGTTCAGTTTTAGAAAGGTCCTTAGAAGTAATTACAATCACCGGGATCGTGTCCAGGTCTTCATCTTCTCTTAACGCCTCTAATATCTGGAACCCGTTCATATCCGGGATAATCAAATCCAGCACAATCAAATGCGGTGCTTCTTCTCTAATTACTCTGAGCGCCTCGCGCCCGGCTTGCACCTGTTTAACATCCAGCGGACGATTCATCTGCAAAATGCGACTGATCAGGCGGGCATCCATGGGGTTGTCTTCAATCAAAACTATCTTTTTAACTTCTTGCGGTTCAGGTGGGGCAGGCGACTTGGCCGCGGTTACAGAAATACTCTCCTTTGGCACCTCTTGTTCCTGTCTAGAAATGGGCGCGTCAACATCGCCATCTGCCCTGGAGAGGGTTTCGACCACGTGTTCCACCAAATCCTGAGTAGAAAAAGCCCCTTTGGTCCAAATTGAGGTGGCCTGACTGGTAAGCCGTTTTTTGTCTTCCGGGGTCAAGTCTTTGGCCGAAACCACAATCACCGGGATTTGGGCTGTAAGTGAATCTTTTTTTAGTTCTTCTAAAAGCGCAAAGCCGTCCATCTCCGGCATGGTCAAATCGCTCACCACCAAATCAGGCAAACGGTCTCTAATAATTTGCAGCCCTTCAAGTGGGCTATTGGCCTCAAAAACCCGATATGGTTTTTTAGCCTGCAACAAACGGCGAATGAGGCGGCTGTCCATGGGATTATCATCAACCACCACAATTGTGGTTACCTGCTCATCCAGCCGTTCCAGGGCCGAACCCAATCCATCCAGCGGCGCGCCGGGCGCGGCTTCAGCAGGTTGAGCCAGGCGAACGTCCATCACGCTTTCTTCATCCATAATGTGCTTTTCTACCGGGAAGGTATGGCCGGAACAATTGACCACCACAATTTCATCGGGCTTAATGATGCCCTGGCCCACCATTTTTTCCAACCCGGCAAAAGCCACGGCGGTAGCCGGCTCAACCGAAAACCCCTCTGTTTTGGCCAATAAGCGCATGGCGTCAAACGTTTCTTCGTCGTTTACGGCCAGCATGGAGCCGCCATAGGTTTGATTGGCGTTGTACAACAATTCGTAAGCAAAGCCGGGGTCTCCGGTTGAAAGCACAGTTATTCGGGTTTCAGGCACAACCGGATCGGCCTTTGACTTACCGGCGGCAAAGGCCTGCACCATAGGCGAACAACCCGCTACCTGGAGCACGCCAATTTTGGGCACGCGGTCAATCAGTCCCATTTGGTAAAGTTCTACAAAGCCCTTATGCACGCCAACCGGTCCAATTCCGCCACTGACCGCTTGCAGGTACCAATCGGGGGCCTGCCAGGGACCATTTCCGGCCAACCCTAAACAGGCAGCTAACTCAGCGGCAATTTCAAACGCAACGGTTTTCATACTCTCTTTACCGGGGATAGCCTTGGCCCCTTTATCAAAATGAATATTGCGCCGGGCGGCAAAGTCGGCGGCCACTTTTTTGGCCTGGTCATAAGTGCCGGCCACTTTAATCACTTCGGCGCCATATAAAGCCGCCTCACGCATTTTAGCCGCAGGCACCATACTGGTCAAAAATAGCCATAGCTTGATGTCGGCGCGAGCGCAGTAGGCCGCATAAGCTACGGCGGCATTGCCGGTTGAGGCTAACACGCACTCCTGAATGCCGGCCTCGCGCATGGCGGTAGACGCCACTGCGGCTTGTCTATCTTTAAAAGAACTGGTGGGGGACAGGCGCTCGTCTTTGATCAAGATATTGGGATGCCCCAACCGTTGTTGCGTTTTAACGGCTCTGATCAATGAGGTCTGACCTTCGCCCATGGTGATGATATGCTCAATATCAACCACCGGCAAAAGTTCCACGTAGCGCCATAATGAATTCACCCGCCCCGATAGGCCATTTTTCCAGAGCTTGGCCACTGTTTCATAATCATACTGGGCATCGAGCCAGGCCCCATGACAGACTGAACATTTATCCAAACCCGGATAAAATTCCATTTCCTGGCCACATTCCAAACATTTTACGTGAGAGAGATAAGATTTTAACTTGTTCATTATGCTCAACTTTTATATCTATAAAATCAATTACCGGCGGCAACACCTATTGGCTCGTAATCAGAGACAACCGCATCAACAAAAGGAATAGTAAAGTAAAAGTTAGACCCCTTCCCTTCCACACTGGTCACCTCGATCATGCCACCATGCATTTCCACTAACTGTTTGCAAATGGCCAGGCCCAAGCCAGAGCCTTCTGCTTTACGCTTGCGAGAGGCGTCAACCTGGCGGAAACGATCAAAAACAGTATGCAACATATTTTTTGGAATACCAATACCTTGATCCATTACCGAGATCAGAGCCTGAGAGGGATTATTGGAGCTTATTTCAGCCTTAATCGTAACAATGCCTTTATCGGTAAATTTTACCGCATTGCTAACCAAATTTAACAAAATCTGGTTGATACGTAATTTATCGGCATAGATTGCGGGTAAATCTTCCTCGATGTTGGTGATAATTTCCACTGGTTTATTCTTTTTCAAAACGCTGGCGCTGTTCATTACCTCACTCACCATTTCTTCTATATCCAGTGGCTCGCGGACCAATTCCATTTCCCCGGCCTCAATCTTGGACAGGTCAAGAATATCGTTAATCAAAGTCAGCAGGTGTTGGCCGCTATTGTAAATAAGCCGAACATCGTTCAAGGCCATATCGCTGACCTCGCCATCAATACCTTGCAAAATAACGTCGGCAAAACCAATGATGGAGTTAAGGGGGGTACGCAGTTCGTGGCTCATACTGGTCAAAAATTCTGATTTGAGGCGGTCTACCTCTTTTAGCTGAACAATTGTTTTTTCCTGTTCTTTGGAGAGGCGAGCATTTTCCAAAGCCAAGGGCACCTGATTAGCCACGGCTTCAATCGCGGCTACTTCTTCGTCGGCCCAAGCGGTAATTTCCTCTCGTTTAACACTCAGTACGCCAATAACCTCACCTCGCAGAATGAGCGGCACAGCCAGCTCTGTTTCAGAATTACCACCATTATCACTTTCGGTTTGTTTGATCAATTGTTGTTTGGTCACAGCCTCTTTCATCGGCGGCAGCCAAACATCCGTATCAGGCGAAATTGGGACAATGGCGCCGCTGCTAAAACGATAACCAGAAACCGAGATTTCCTCGCTAATCTGATCCCAGCCCTCGCGAGTCAGGCGGCGCGTGAGGCGTTGCACTTCTTTGAGCGCGTTTTGTGTTTCGGTTAGCAGACGGGCATTATCAATAGCCACAGCGGTTTGGTTAGCAATAGATTGCATCAGGGATACATCGGCCGAGGTAAAACGATTGAGTTTATTGTCCTGAATATCCAACACCCCCACTACCCGGTCGCCTTTACGTAAGGGCAGCGCCAATTCGGAGCGAGTATCCGGCAGCAGGGGGTTTGACACAAAGTTAAGCACCTTGCTCACATCATTACTGAGGAAAAACTCATTACTGCTGGCTACCGTGCCCACAATTCCTTCACCGGCCTTTAAGCGATGACCCTGCGCCTTGAGCCGGCGTCCTACCTCACCGGAGCCTTCAGCCATCACCAGGTCGCCTGTGGCCTGGTCAACAAGATAGATGTGGGTATAGTAAAAATTGAACTCAATTTGAATACGATTGACCACATACCGAAGCAATTCGTCAATTTCCAAAATAGTGGTGATCTGGCGGCCAATTTGAGTGCTCGTTTCCAGCGACCTGACAAGGGTGCCCAGGGCCCGGGTACGTTCGGCAATGTACTGATCCAGATTGCCGCTCAAATCGCGCAACTGGTTGGCCAGACTGTTGACTGCCCTGGCCACGACCCCTATCTCGTCCCGAGACCCCTCCGGCGCCTGCAACCCTAACGCGCCGCCGGCTACTTTCTGAGCCACGTCAGCCAGGAAAACCAGCGGATTAGACAACGGCCGGGAGATATTAAACGCCAGGATAAATACGACGATAATGATAGCCAACAGGATCACCCCGGCAGTAAAAATTTGCTCTTGGAGCGGTGACAGGAAGGCTTCCTGTGGTTGTACAAAAACAACATTCCAGGAGAACTGTTGTACCTGCAACTTTTCAATAGCCGCCAGGGCTAACTGATCATCAGTTTCATCAAGTTGAATGGTGAAGTAGGGAGCAGTTGGATTGTCCAACCCCGCCTGGAAACCAGGCATACTAACAAACAAATCCGTTGTCAGTTTATTCGGTAAGCGTTGTTCCGTCTGCAATTCTTTGATCGCAGTTTCACTGAGCAGCACCACCGAGGTAAATCGCTGATCCGGATTTCCGCCATTGGCCAACTGAATGCGCTTGTCATCAAGTAAAATGGCAAATGATTGTTCACCGGCCAGGCCGTTATGTTGCGCAATAAGTTGCTGTAGCACTTCAGCTTTATACTGCATGCGTACCACGCCGACAATTTGCCCCAGAGTATTAATCACCGGGCTGCTAATATACAGGAATGCCTCTTCTTTAGCCGGTTCAAAGATAACGGGAGAAACGTAGAGTTGGCCGGTTCGAGATGGTTCAATAAAGTAATTCTGGTTTGATTCATCCAGGTCAATCTGCCCAGAGGTGTCAACCACATTCTGGCCCTGCCTGTTTAACAGGGCAAACGAGGGGGCATTTTCATCCTGTCCCCTTAATCTTTGCAAACTCTCCCGGATACGCTGTTTCTCGGCCTCGTCTGGGGATAAATCGGCGGTGACCGGCCGGCTCAAATAGCTGATTACTTCCGGCCATGTCGCTACCTCCTGGACGGTTTGTTTGTTAGTTTCAAAAAAGGTTTCAATATCAGCTATTACCTTTTCAGCCCCAACAGAAAGGGACCGATTGGCAACTCCAATCAACATAGTTTTGGTGGAGAGATAATTAATATAAACCATCGCGCCTAGCGGGATTAGCGCCACCACCAGAAAAGCTATAATCAGTTTGAAACGCATAGAGAAATGAATAGACCATCTCTTTGGCCGGGGCATGGCTTCTACCGGCCGGGCAGTCTCGGTTGGTTGTGTAGCTGATGGGGGGATGAAATTGCTCATCTTAAATCTCCAAACATAATTAGCCAAACATAATTAGGCCTATTCTGGCAATAATTCATCTGCCTTACCAAGCCGAATAACGACTTCAGACGCCCGTAATTTATCGCCCAATTGGGCTACGGCCGCCTTCATTACTTCTTCAATTTCGGAAGTGGCCCACACTTTGGCTATTGATTCGCCCACCACCCGGTCGCGCCAGGCCGCCCGTTGGGTTTCACGGGCCAGGCGAGCCGAGTCAAGAGCCAGGGCAATTTGTTCTGAGACGTTTCGGATAATGGTCAACTCATCCTCGGTCCAGGGTTTGGGCCGGTTTTGATTTGTTGCTTCCCCTTCCTCTAAGTTGGCGCCCGCTTCCGGCGCAGAAGCTTGAGCAGCCCGTTCAATACCAATCACGCCAATCACTTCATCGCGCAACATCAGGGGGATAGACACACTACAGGTTTTCTGCTCCGGCTGGTTGTCACCCTTATCGCCATCGCCCAGGTGATAGGTTAGGTCTTTGTGTTGGACAGCTTGGGTCATGATAGGCAGCCACTCTTCAACCACATTCTTTGTCCGGGGAACAGGGGTTAACCCTGCTTTGGTAAAAACATAACCGGCAGCCGAAATTCTATCGCCAATATCCTGCCATGCCTCGCGGGTGAGCCGGCGGTTGAGTTCTTCTGCCTGAGAAGTGGCAGCCTGGGTTTGACGGAAAAGGCGAGCATTTTCCACCGTCACCGCTATCTGATCGGCAATAGCTTGCATCAGGGGAATGTCGTCCTCTCTTAACCCGCCAATTTCCTCGCTTTGGATATCTAACACGCCCAAAACCACATTTCCTTTGCGCAGGGGCACGGCCAATTCGGACTGAGTTTTAGGCAAAAGTGGATTACGCACAAACGCGGGTGTTTCCTCAACATTTTCGGTCAAAAATGTCTGGCCTCCATCAACCACCTTACCCACAATCCCTTCGCCGGGGCGCAATTTATGGCCTGCGGCTTTAAGCTGCCGGCCTATCTCGCCCGTACCTTCACGCATAATCAATTCACCCGTTTCCTGGTTAACCAGGTAAATATGAACGTGATAATAAGCAAAAGCAGTTTGGATATTATTGACCACCTGTTGTAACAAGGTGTTTATATCCAGAATACTGGTCAAGTGCCGGCTGATTTCCACTACGGTTTCAAGGCGTTTGGTTCGCTCAACCACCTGGCTTTCCAGGGTTTCAATAGTTTGTTGGAGTTGGTCGGCCATGGAATTAACATCGCCTTGTAAAGTACCTATTTGGTCCGACCAGATTCTCGCCTTTACCCTGGCCCCCAAATCGCCGGCCTTAACCTGCTTCAGCATGTTGAGCAATTTATTGACCCTGGCCGTAATCATTAAATAGAACATGAGAATGATGGCGATGGAAGTGGCGGCAATCGTAGCCACGGAGCCACCTACAAACAGCCACAGATTGGCCGATTTCTGATATTCTGTCTGCGCCGTGTCAACCTTAATGTAAACAAATGACGACGCCTGCTCTGCATCTGAAAAAACCCGGACAGGCGTGACATTGACGATGCCATCGGGCATTTTTTCCAGCAGGCTCTCTCTCATAGCCGGGTCAAACCAGTCGGGGTTTAGCCTGGGTAAATCTTTAATATATTTCCCCTGCTCTTCAATATTTAAAGAAGTAATTATCTCACCGTTGGCCCGGACCACCAGTTTGTCCAATAATTCTTCCCCAACCAGTTCCTCCAATATTTCTTGATCCGTGGCCATGGTCACATAGCTCAATACGTGCTTTTCAATGAGATTGCCGGGCAAGCCAACCCTGTATTCAAGCTGGTCGTCAATTTCTTTATTGAGCTGATTAACATAAAAAGAACCAAGCCCGGCCAGGACAACGATCTCAACCAAGATAATGATAACGCCTATTCTAAAAGTTAAGCTTGTGAAAAATCTTCTCATTTTGCTCTACTCCTGACTTTGGGTCAATGATTCGGGCGCCAATTGCTCTACCGTCCCCAGGCGAATCACTACCTTTGAAGCATCTAAAACTGTGCCAAGTTGCTCTACCGCTGTTTGCATCACCCGCTCCAGTTCCCCAGAGGCCCAAATCTGGCGGGTCATCTCCGCAATAATCCGCTCCCGTCCGGCCCGGCGTCCGGTTTCTTCAAAGAGACGGGCGTTTTCTATGGCCAAACTCATTTGTTCGCTCACTGCCTCAATCAGGGCTATCTCTTCCTCTGTCCAATGGCGATTGGGGTTGTTGTCACGGATGCCCAACACCCCAATGACCTCATCGCCCAATTTTAGGGGAGTAGCCAGGGCGCTTTCAAATTCATGCCCCCCTGCCGAATCTGATGTTTCAATTACCGGCCCGGTTGGTTCCAACGACGCCTCCATCGGCGAGGTCTCAACATTATCTAAAAAATCTTGAGGTTGGGCCGGTTGACCTGCGGCGGCGGTATCAGCGCCATTATCATCACTGCGGCCTATTCTCAAATCAACGGTCTGTTTATGGTGCAAAGCCGTCAACGCTTCGGGAGTAGTAATTTGTTCCAGCGGGGGTAAGATAGGGTGACGAATCTCGTAATTGGTGGTGGGCCGATAGGCGCTGAACTTCTCCCAGGCCTGGCCGGTATACAAACTCTGTAGGCGCTGCACCTCCTGGAGCGCCACTTGGGTTTGCGTAAAAGCGCGGGCGTTCCGTACAGCTACAGCGATCTGGTTGGCCAGAATCTGAAGCAAGGTTTCATCTTCTGCGGTCAAGCCCCCTATTTTTTCGCTCTGCACGTCCAGCACGCCCATAACCTCGCTCCCCGATACAACCGGGACAGCCATTTCTGAGCGGGTTTCGGGCAATAATTCGTTTGGCAGCCAGGAGGGATCCTCGCGGGTATTTTTCACGTTAATGATTTGCCTTTCGCGGGCCGCGCGGGCCACCAGGCTTTGCGAGGCGGTCAGGGAAATTTCATGTCGCCGGCGTTTCATCCTGGCTCCGGCCTCGCCATAACCTTCGGCCATCACCAATTGGGCTTTTTCGTTCAATAGATAAATGTGAACGTGATAATAATCAAACGTTTCTTTGGTCATAGTGACCACCTGGCGCAACAGATCGTTTAAATCCAGAATGCCGGCCAGGCGTTGGCTGATTACCACGATTGTCTCAAGACCCCGGGTCCGTTCAACGACTTGTTTTTCCAAAGTTCCAATGGTCTGTTGAAGTTGACCGGCCATAGTGTTGACCTCGTTTTGTAGAGTTCCAATTTGGTCTGACGAAATCTTACCTTCTACCCTGGCCCCCAATTCACCACTTGTAACCCGTCTTAAAACGTTTAATGATTGATTGATGCGGATTGAAATTACTGAATTAAACAACAA containing:
- a CDS encoding response regulator — encoded protein: MLILYVEDNFENKLFVRRVIESMGHEMLEAETGYQSLEIAAEKPPDLILMDINIPGMDGLETTTKFKQMPDLSHIPIIALTANAMKGDKERCLAAGCDGYLQKPIGVSDLRRTVQEYTSKSE
- a CDS encoding pyridoxal-phosphate dependent enzyme gives rise to the protein MEFYPGLDKCSVCHGAWLDAQYDYETVAKLWKNGLSGRVNSLWRYVELLPVVDIEHIITMGEGQTSLIRAVKTQQRLGHPNILIKDERLSPTSSFKDRQAAVASTAMREAGIQECVLASTGNAAVAYAAYCARADIKLWLFLTSMVPAAKMREAALYGAEVIKVAGTYDQAKKVAADFAARRNIHFDKGAKAIPGKESMKTVAFEIAAELAACLGLAGNGPWQAPDWYLQAVSGGIGPVGVHKGFVELYQMGLIDRVPKIGVLQVAGCSPMVQAFAAGKSKADPVVPETRITVLSTGDPGFAYELLYNANQTYGGSMLAVNDEETFDAMRLLAKTEGFSVEPATAVAFAGLEKMVGQGIIKPDEIVVVNCSGHTFPVEKHIMDEESVMDVRLAQPAEAAPGAPLDGLGSALERLDEQVTTIVVVDDNPMDSRLIRRLLQAKKPYRVFEANSPLEGLQIIRDRLPDLVVSDLTMPEMDGFALLEELKKDSLTAQIPVIVVSAKDLTPEDKKRLTSQATSIWTKGAFSTQDLVEHVVETLSRADGDVDAPISRQEQEVPKESISVTAAKSPAPPEPQEVKKIVLIEDNPMDARLISRILQMNRPLDVKQVQAGREALRVIREEAPHLIVLDLIIPDMNGFQILEALREDEDLDTIPVIVITSKDLSKTERQHLISQGVYSMWQKDKLDRKKLVAEVESQLE
- a CDS encoding GAF domain-containing protein, yielding MSNFIPPSATQPTETARPVEAMPRPKRWSIHFSMRFKLIIAFLVVALIPLGAMVYINYLSTKTMLIGVANRSLSVGAEKVIADIETFFETNKQTVQEVATWPEVISYLSRPVTADLSPDEAEKQRIRESLQRLRGQDENAPSFALLNRQGQNVVDTSGQIDLDESNQNYFIEPSRTGQLYVSPVIFEPAKEEAFLYISSPVINTLGQIVGVVRMQYKAEVLQQLIAQHNGLAGEQSFAILLDDKRIQLANGGNPDQRFTSVVLLSETAIKELQTEQRLPNKLTTDLFVSMPGFQAGLDNPTAPYFTIQLDETDDQLALAAIEKLQVQQFSWNVVFVQPQEAFLSPLQEQIFTAGVILLAIIIVVFILAFNISRPLSNPLVFLADVAQKVAGGALGLQAPEGSRDEIGVVARAVNSLANQLRDLSGNLDQYIAERTRALGTLVRSLETSTQIGRQITTILEIDELLRYVVNRIQIEFNFYYTHIYLVDQATGDLVMAEGSGEVGRRLKAQGHRLKAGEGIVGTVASSNEFFLSNDVSKVLNFVSNPLLPDTRSELALPLRKGDRVVGVLDIQDNKLNRFTSADVSLMQSIANQTAVAIDNARLLTETQNALKEVQRLTRRLTREGWDQISEEISVSGYRFSSGAIVPISPDTDVWLPPMKEAVTKQQLIKQTESDNGGNSETELAVPLILRGEVIGVLSVKREEITAWADEEVAAIEAVANQVPLALENARLSKEQEKTIVQLKEVDRLKSEFLTSMSHELRTPLNSIIGFADVILQGIDGEVSDMALNDVRLIYNSGQHLLTLINDILDLSKIEAGEMELVREPLDIEEMVSEVMNSASVLKKNKPVEIITNIEEDLPAIYADKLRINQILLNLVSNAVKFTDKGIVTIKAEISSNNPSQALISVMDQGIGIPKNMLHTVFDRFRQVDASRKRKAEGSGLGLAICKQLVEMHGGMIEVTSVEGKGSNFYFTIPFVDAVVSDYEPIGVAAGN
- a CDS encoding GAF domain-containing protein, whose translation is MRRFFTSLTFRIGVIIILVEIVVLAGLGSFYVNQLNKEIDDQLEYRVGLPGNLIEKHVLSYVTMATDQEILEELVGEELLDKLVVRANGEIITSLNIEEQGKYIKDLPRLNPDWFDPAMRESLLEKMPDGIVNVTPVRVFSDAEQASSFVYIKVDTAQTEYQKSANLWLFVGGSVATIAATSIAIILMFYLMITARVNKLLNMLKQVKAGDLGARVKARIWSDQIGTLQGDVNSMADQLQQTIETLESQVVERTKRLETVVEISRHLTSILDINTLLQQVVNNIQTAFAYYHVHIYLVNQETGELIMREGTGEIGRQLKAAGHKLRPGEGIVGKVVDGGQTFLTENVEETPAFVRNPLLPKTQSELAVPLRKGNVVLGVLDIQSEEIGGLREDDIPLMQAIADQIAVTVENARLFRQTQAATSQAEELNRRLTREAWQDIGDRISAAGYVFTKAGLTPVPRTKNVVEEWLPIMTQAVQHKDLTYHLGDGDKGDNQPEQKTCSVSIPLMLRDEVIGVIGIERAAQASAPEAGANLEEGEATNQNRPKPWTEDELTIIRNVSEQIALALDSARLARETQRAAWRDRVVGESIAKVWATSEIEEVMKAAVAQLGDKLRASEVVIRLGKADELLPE
- a CDS encoding GAF domain-containing protein — its product is LLFNSVISIRINQSLNVLRRVTSGELGARVEGKISSDQIGTLQNEVNTMAGQLQQTIGTLEKQVVERTRGLETIVVISQRLAGILDLNDLLRQVVTMTKETFDYYHVHIYLLNEKAQLVMAEGYGEAGARMKRRRHEISLTASQSLVARAARERQIINVKNTREDPSWLPNELLPETRSEMAVPVVSGSEVMGVLDVQSEKIGGLTAEDETLLQILANQIAVAVRNARAFTQTQVALQEVQRLQSLYTGQAWEKFSAYRPTTNYEIRHPILPPLEQITTPEALTALHHKQTVDLRIGRSDDNGADTAAAGQPAQPQDFLDNVETSPMEASLEPTGPVIETSDSAGGHEFESALATPLKLGDEVIGVLGIRDNNPNRHWTEEEIALIEAVSEQMSLAIENARLFEETGRRAGRERIIAEMTRQIWASGELERVMQTAVEQLGTVLDASKVVIRLGTVEQLAPESLTQSQE